A region of Stegostoma tigrinum isolate sSteTig4 chromosome 5, sSteTig4.hap1, whole genome shotgun sequence DNA encodes the following proteins:
- the rpl14 gene encoding 60S ribosomal protein L14: MVYKRYVEIGRVAYIAFGPHAGKLVAIVDVIDQNRALVDGPCTGVRRQAMPFKCMQLTDFKIQIPHSVRHKFVKAAWEKEKISEKWEATHWAKKIEARAKRAKMTDFDRYKVMKAKKMRNKIIKHELSKLKKEASKKA; the protein is encoded by the exons ATG GTCTACAAGCGGTACGTGGAGATCGGCCGCGTGGCCTATATCGCGTTTGGCCCACACGCTGGCAAACTGGTGGCAATTGTCGATGTTATTGACCAGAACAGG GCATTGGTGGATGGCCCTTGCACTGGAGTCAGGCGACAGGCAATGCCATTTAAATGTATGCAACTTACTGACTtcaagattcaaatcccacacag TGTTCGTCACAAGTTTGTAAAAGCTGCTTGGGAAAAGGAGAAAATCTCTGAGAAATGGGAAGCCACCCATTGGGCAAAGAAAATTGAAGCCCGTGCAAAG AGAGCCAAAATGACAGACTTCGATCGCTACAAAGTCATGAAGGCCAAGAAAATG AGAAACAAAATCATCAAACACGAACTGTCAAAACTGAAGAAGGAAGCCAGCAAGAAAGCATAA